A region of the Microcystis aeruginosa FD4 genome:
AGTTATCAATATATAAATATATCTGTTGGAGAAAGCTGCATCCTTTACATTATGTGGTTAGATCGATGAGTTTTGAGGAATATATATATTGGAAAGCTCAAAGAGGGATAGGCCTGCAAAAAAGGTTTTTAGCTGATGAAAATGGCGAGATTATCCTGGATTTCATCGGTAGATTTGAGACTTTACAAAAAGACTATGAGAAAATACTAGAATTGCTTAAGTTACCAAAAGTAAAACTAGCAAGCGTCAATCAAAATTATCAACGTCAGCGAGACTACAGGAGTTATTATAACCAAGAAACCAAAAATATTATTAGTGAACATCTCAAGGAAGATATAGAACTGTTTGGATACTCTTTTTAGTAAAAGATAGCTTTAGATACTTATGCAACTTACGGCCTCCCTTGTCCTTTACAAAAATGACCCAGAGATAGTTATTCAAGCAATTAAATCTCTGTTCAGCACACCAATAGAAATTAATTTATCAGTAGTAGATAACTCTCCCAGCGATGAACTCAAAAAAATTTTTGATAATTTTCAGGAATACGATATAGATTATTACTTCAATA
Encoded here:
- a CDS encoding sulfotransferase family 2 domain-containing protein; amino-acid sequence: MLISYKYNFLFIHNPKVAGSSLEKSLRKTILNDWEYFNYKIDWVLGRINFRLGNKVNLRNYLYSDPMGWVYDSFKFPQGYLNPHASALDVKNLIGQDKYNELFKFAFVRNPWDLELSIYKYICWRKLHPLHYVVRSMSFEEYIYWKAQRGIGLQKRFLADENGEIILDFIGRFETLQKDYEKILELLKLPKVKLASVNQNYQRQRDYRSYYNQETKNIISEHLKEDIELFGYSF